The Glycine max cultivar Williams 82 chromosome 17, Glycine_max_v4.0, whole genome shotgun sequence genome contains the following window.
ATTCAGCAAGGAatcaatgaaaaatattgaaGCTTTCCCTTcctcgttcttcttcttcttcaggtCTCTTCTCTCTTATACCTCTGGAGGCACTGGTTCCTTGAAAACCAGATATCCTTGGCACGCAGCACCTAACAGTAAGCCTTCTAACTGAAGTAGGATAAAAAGGTAGAAGATAACATAGGTGAATTCAGTTAGTTGATCAGTTTTGAGTGGGAGAGACCTGACTTTCAAATTCCTGGAGAAACATTGATCATTTTACATCATTCTTTCTCTTCCTGATACTGCATAACAATTAATCTAGAGTTGGAGGAGGATGCTCAAtaaaatttcctttctttttattagtctCTACATTCTGTACCAGCATCTATCATATTTCAACAAAACAAGAGTGTATTAGCAAAAcccttattttataattatttaagttatatgaattttttattcagGTAAGGATGAAAATTGCCCATAAACAGTAAATATATGATGATTACCAGATCAGAATTGTTATGGTCCCAAGGGGACTCTCATAGTGGTATGCCTTATGCTAGTAAAAAGTTATGTCATTATGTGGGACATGATGACACAATAGTTTATGTTTAAACATTCTATGGTAAGAAGTGGTAAcccttttcatttatattttggaATATATCTATCATTATTCTATTTCTGTATTTTTAAACACCACAAATCAATTACATATGTACACCACTATATAACATGGTGAAATATTCAGTTGACTTGAAGATGCACCAGTGCATAGTGTTCAGCTAGCTTGTAACTTTTGAAGGCTTGATTGTGTATTCTGGACATTAAGTAGCCTAATAGTTGCGGATTAGTAAAATTGCTCTACAATTTTGCTTCCAATAATCCATGATAATGTCTGTACCAGAAAGAACTAAAGCGATAATTTTTCATAACAGCATGGAATTGCTTGTTAATTTCTATTTATCTTCATGAAAATAAGATCTTTTCAAATGCTACTCTATTGTTAACTATTCTGCCTTGCAGTGCTCTGAATGAACTGACCAATAATCATGGAGAATGGAGATATCAAGGAAATGGGAAAGTTATTCCAAAATCAGGTAGCACTGGCTACACAGAGTGGTTCCTCTCAAAGGATCATCTTCAGGTGGGCGACGTGGTCCGATCTAGAAAGCCTTCCAATGCATGCAGACCTCAAAACATGGACATCCCAGAAGGAACTGTCGTTGGTTTAGAGCGAAATGCAGATCACGGATTCGCCCTCGTGAGGGTCCATGGAATTCATGACCCTGTTAAAATTCATATGTCAACTCTTGAACGTGTCACATTTGGCTTAGTAGCTGGTGATTGGGTCCGCCTGAGGGATGAAAATGAGAAACACTCACTGGTGGGCATTCTACATGCCGTCAATCGCGATGGTAGAGTGGCTGTTGGATTTCTCGGGCTGCAAACTCTCTGGAATGGAAACTCTTCGGAACTCGAAATCGCGGAATCATACTGCATCGGCCAGTTTGTCAGGCTCAAAGACAGCCTTTCAAGTCCTCGATTCGAATGGCGTCGCAAAAGGGGAGGAGCCTCGGCCGCTGGCAGGATTTCATGGATTCTACCAAATGGATGCTTGGTTGTCAAGTTCCCAGGAATGCTCCCTTTCGGAAATGAACCAAGCACCTACTTGGCTGATCCCTCCGAGGTGGAAGTGGTTGAGTTCAAGACATGTCCTGGAATGATAGAGAAGTACCAACATGTAGAGGATCATCACTGGGCAATTAGGCCTGTTCTAATTGCAATTGGTCTATTCACTGCTCTCAAACTAGGCATATCAGTTGGAAAGAAAGTGAGGAGGAACAACAAGGTAACTGCAATAGAAACTGAAACTCAATATCTTGATGGTCAAAATCAAAATGCTGCCACCTCTGCTACAACTACAACTACTACAAAGAAACCTTCCACTTCCAGTGCTACAATACCAGTTAGCTCAATGTGGGTTCCTGCAGTTGCTAATATGAAGGTGATACCTTCTACCTATCACTCCCAACCCCATCAAAAACACTCTACCTATCACTCCCAACCCcatcaaaaacaccttgtcctcaaggtgttggGGCTTCAAACCATGGGCTAAAAATTCGAAGGAGACAGAAGGTATCACCTTCTGATAAGGAACCATATGCAGTAGCAGAAGACAGAGTCAAGGAGACAGAACCAGAGGTGCAAGCAGGAGGTGCAAATAGCAGaaggaggaaaaaagaaaatcacaaaaCCTGCTTACCTGTGTGATTACGTTTGAGGCTGTGGATATGCTGAGCTGGCAGAAGGAATGTTGCTGAGTGATCTTGTCGGCTGCTAGGGGGCAAGCATAATCGAATTTGTTAGTAACATTCCCTAGCAAGATTATGCAATTCTGTTAGAAAGGATTTGCACTATAAATAACCATGTAATCATTCAGCAAGGAatcaatgaaaaatattgaaGCTTTCCCTTcctcgttcttcttcttcttcaggtCTCTTCTCTCTTATACCTCTGGAGGCACTGGTTCCTTGAAAACCAGATATCCTTGGCACGCAGCACCTAACAGTAAGCCTTCTAACTGAAGTAGGATAAAAAGGTAGAAGATAACATAGGTGAATTCAGTTAGTTGATCAGTTTTGAGTGGGAGAGACCTGACTTTCAAATTCCTGGAGAAACATTGATCATTTTACATCATTCTTTCTCTTCCTGATACTGCATAACAATTAATCTAGAGTTGGAGGAGGATGCTCAAtaaaatttcctttctttttattagtctCTACATTCTGTACCAGCATCTATCATATTTCAACAAAACAAGAGTGTATTAGCAAAAcccttattttataattatttaagttatatgaattttttattcagGTAAGGATGAAAATTGCCCATAAACAGTAAATATATGATGATTACCAGATCAGAATTGTTATGGTCCCAAGGGGACTCTCATAGTGGTATGCCTTATGCTAGTAAAAAGTTATGTCATTATGTGGGACATGATGACACAATAGTTTATGTTTAAACATTCTATGGTAAGAAGTGGTAAcccttttcatttatattttggaATATATCTATCATTATTCTATTTCTGTATTTTTAAACACCACAAATCAATTACATATGTACACCACTATATAACATGGTGAAATATTCAGTTGACTTGAAGATGCACCAGTGCATAGTGTTCAGCTAGCTTGTAACTTTTGAAGGCTTGATTGTGTATTCTGGACATTAAGTAGCCTAATAGTTGCGGATTAGTAAAATTGCTCTACAATTTTGCTTCCAATAATCCATGATAATGTCTGTACCAGAAAGAACTAAAGCGATAATTTTTCATAACAGCATGGAATTGCTTGTTAATTTCTATTTATCTTCATGAAAATAAGATCTTTTCAAATGCTACTCTATTGTTAACTATTCTGCCTTGCAGTGCTCTGAATGAACTGACCAATAATCATGGAGAATGGAGATATCAAGGAAATGGGAAAGTTATTCCAAAATCAGGTAGCACTGGCTACACAGAGTGGTTCCTCTCAAAGGATCATCTTCAGGTGGGCGACGTGGTCCGATCTAGAAAGCCTTCCAATGCATGCAGACCTCAAAACATGGACATCCCAGAAGGAACTGTCGTTGGTTTAGAGCGAAATGCAGATCACGGATTCGCCCTCGTGAGGGTCCATGGAATTCATGACCCTGTTAAAATTCATATGTCAACTCTTGAACGTGTCACATTTGGCTTAGTAGCTGGTGATTGGGTCCGCCTGAGGGATGAAAATGAGAAACACTCACTGGTGGGCATTCTACATGCCGTCAATCGCGATGGTAGAGTGGCTGTTGGATTTCTCGGGCTGCAAACTCTCTGGAATGGAAACTCTTCGGAACTCGAAATCGCGGAATCATACTGCATCGGCCAGTTTGTCAGGCTCAAAGACAGCCTTTCAAGTCCTCGATTCGAATGGCGTCGCAAAAGGGGAGGAGCCTCGGCCGCTGGCAGGATTTCATGGATTCTACCAAATGGATGCTTGGTTGTCAAGTTCCCAGGAATGCTCCCTTTCGGAAATGAACCAAGCACCTACTTGGCTGATCCCTCCGAGGTGGAAGTGGTTGAGTTCAAGACATGTCCTGGAATGATAGAGAAGTACCAACATGTAGAGGATCATCACTGGGCAATTAGGCCTGTTCTAATTGCAATTGGTCTATTCACTGCTCTCAAACTAGGCATATCAGTTGGAAAGAAAGTGAGGAGGAACAACAAGGTAACTGCAATAGAAACTGAAACTCAATATCTTGATGGTCAAAATCAAAATGCTGCCACCTCTGCTACAACTACAACTACTACAAAGAAACCTTCCACTTCCAGTGCTACAATACCAGTTAGCTCAATGTGGGTTCCTGCAGTtgctaatatgatttttaaggaAAGTGTTACCTCGTCCAATGGTCggtagtttatttattttggtgttTCTATCTCAAAACAGttacataataattaaacatgGACTTTAAATTAAATGGTAGGCACTAATTATACATGAATATGACATCAGGATTCAGGACTGACTCTGAATGTTGACATTGTACATATATCCTTCACAAGATTAGCTCTAGTACAGTCTCCAATGCTTTGCACAATGAACACAAATTTCGTTATGTGGTTCCTGAGTTTTAATAAAGAATAGAAGGGTAGGAGTGAAATGAGCAATGAATCAAGATACATGTATATGCTTATTCTTGAAGCATTGTTTGATATCAGCTCTAgtgaaattaattcattaatcaccaaaaatattttggtgaCTGATGAATTAATTTCACTTattgaaaaacatgaaaaaatattactataaatttttatttatctaaaaattagtttgccttttaaaaattatttttacttcattttaatGATGGGAATTTGATTTTGAGAAACTACTCAAATAACATTTGATACTGTAAAATTGTTTCTGGAGGCCTTTTCTACTTGCTCCATGTTTGggccaaataaaaaaatattctatgcTTGGTACGCTTTTAGaacacaattatatttatatttttttttacggtTTCCATCTTAAAATAATACACAAGTATTCTATATTtactatatttaaaaattataacaaactaAAACTCAAATTATAAATTCTACTTCtatactataaattaaaatatattcttaactTGGATAATAAAactttcattattaaaaatttgtaaCACTTTCTCCTTCAAGGTGTATTTTACACAAATTCTCTACAATTGGGCTAAAAAACATCTCTACCAGTAATCTCAaactactctctctctctctctctctctctctctctctctctctctctctctctctctctctctctctctctctctctctctctctctctctctctctctctctctctctctctctctctctctctctctctctctctctctctctctctctctctctctctctctctctctctctctatatatatatatatatatatatatatatatatataatcttctattcattctaatttaaaaataacattatatcacaatttaaattattcatcaaAATCTAAACTATaacttgtatatttttaaaaaattatttatcaatgattttttaagaatatttactattaattctaagaataacatttttttataagcattctaataataacataatttttaaattttatttattatgaataataataattatataaaaataaccaTTCATCTTCTAACACAGAATAAAATACTACACACTAGTAAATActagttaaaattaaaagtcaatacattaataaacataaaaaatgcatTAAGTTTAATATGAGAGAATAATATTTTGTCAATGATAGTGTAAaagtaaattgaataaaaaatgtaattcatcttatttaatttttttacaggatttaaatttgttaaaatcatGTTATTTGCTTAatgataaaacataatttttaattgttttgtcCTATatccataaaattttaaaaccgaCCCCATCACAGACAATAGAGGAGAGAAAgagtattaaaaaatagaaaaattatgtgTTTTGTACCCAAAGGAAAGGAGATGTGAGATCCTCTTCAAAtcacattaagaaaaaaattcacttgctcATATTCTATGATCGGCATGTTGTCTCTCACacatttgtatttaattatacTATTTGTTTCACGGTttgaatcttaaaaaaaattacacaaatactatatatttactatatttaaaaaatatacatgttCTCTCCCTCCATCCATTTCTCTTTGAAGTCAAATGTAACATTTCCACTTTAATTGCATCACTTTTGTCATGTTAATTTATTCATATGTGTAAACATAAATTgagcacaatttttttaaaatttaaaaaaaaactaaaataatttataagtaaaaatattaatttatcattatttatgacttcacatattttattttatacatcagttcttattaaaatacaatttacaTGTCACACTAAACAATAAAACTAGTGTTGCACATAGGACGGAACTTTTTTCACTTGCTCATTTCTATGTATACATGTTTTTGAATATGCAA
Protein-coding sequences here:
- the LOC100789098 gene encoding uncharacterized protein isoform X1; this translates as MSKEVIATQSPAPFEYEILDSDAEVLRTVRASSNHTNPWIEPGRLKLRHRIGRGPFGDVWLATHHQSTEDYDEYHEVAAKMLHPIKEDHVKIVLEKFNELYFKCQGVASISWLHGISVLNGRICIIMNLYEGSMGDKMAGLKEGRISLHDVLRYGINLAQGVQELHSKGIFILNLKPFNVLLNGNDQAILGDVGIPSLLLGSSFISSDMAKRFGTPNYMAPEQWEPEVRGPISFETDSWGFGCTIVEMLTGNQPWYGCPVGRIYQSVVEKHEKPNIPSGLPSSVENVLSGCFEYDLRNRPLMVDILSVFQSALNELTNNHGEWRYQGNGKVIPKSGSTGYTEWFLSKDHLQVGDVVRSRKPSNACRPQNMDIPEGTVVGLERNADHGFALVRVHGIHDPVKIHMSTLERVTFGLVAGDWVRLRDENEKHSLVGILHAVNRDGRVAVGFLGLQTLWNGNSSELEIAESYCIGQFVRLKDSLSSPRFEWRRKRGGASAAGRISWILPNGCLVVKFPGMLPFGNEPSTYLADPSEVEVVEFKTCPGMIEKYQHVEDHHWAIRPVLIAIGLFTALKLGISVGKKVRRNNKVTAIETETQYLDGQNQNAATSATTTTTTKKPSTSSATIPVSSMWVPAVANMIFKESVTSSNGR
- the LOC100789098 gene encoding uncharacterized protein isoform X2, giving the protein MNITLSESRMSKEVIATQSPAPFEYEILDSDAEVLRTVRASSNHTNPWIEPGRLKLRHRIGRGPFGDVWLATHHQSTEDYDEYHEVAAKMLHPIKEDHVKIVLEKFNELYFKCQGVASISWLHGISVLNGRICIIMNLYEGSMGDKMAGLKEGRISLHDVLRYGINLAQGVQELHSKGIFILNLKPFNVLLNGNDQAILGDVGIPSLLLGSSFISSDMAKRFGTPNYMAPEQWEPEVRGPISFETDSWGFGCTIVEMLTGNQPWYGCPVGRIYQSVVEKHEKPNIPSGLPSSVENVLSGCFEYDLRNRPLMVDILSVFQSWKESEEEQQGNGKVIPKSGSTGYTEWFLSKDHLQVGDVVRSRKPSNACRPQNMDIPEGTVVGLERNADHGFALVRVHGIHDPVKIHMSTLERVTFGLVAGDWVRLRDENEKHSLVGILHAVNRDGRVAVGFLGLQTLWNGNSSELEIAESYCIGQFVRLKDSLSSPRFEWRRKRGGASAAGRISWILPNGCLVVKFPGMLPFGNEPSTYLADPSEVEVVEFKTCPGMIEKYQHVEDHHWAIRPVLIAIGLFTALKLGISVGKKVRRNNKVTAIETETQYLDGQNQNAATSATTTTTTKKPSTSSATIPVSSMWVPAVANMIFKESVTSSNGR